Within Deltaproteobacteria bacterium, the genomic segment TCTACCATCTCCCGTCTGTCAACCAAGAGAGAAACGGGCTCCCAGGTAATTTCCAAGGCCCGGTCTTCCTTCCGCAAATTAACCTTGCCGGGAGCGGCTGGAGGATCATCCCAAAAGATCTTTACCCGGTTCGACTCAGGGCTGGGAGATCGATAAAGATTGTAACCTTGGACAAAGTAAGTGTATTCGTTCTGAGGCCTAACGGCCGTGTCCTGCCATAGTACCATTCCTCTTTCGAGCCGAGCCCCTTTGGGAAAGTCCATATCGATTTCCGCCACTGGCTCAAAGTTAAGGGAACATGGCTCACAGGGACCTGAGGTCAAAGGGCGAGCCTGTCGCAATACTTTAAAGCCTAACAGGTCCGTTAGCCTGGAGCCATCGATATTTCTTGTGGGAACCGTCCACCTTAAAAAGATCTTCCCTTCTTTCGGCCAAACCTGAAGATCGAAGACCGGCGCCGGTATCGTGCTATCCGGTGCAAGGGGTGAAGCTTTCTTGCCGCATCCCCCAAAAAACAGTGAGAGGAGAAGTATTAAGAATATTGTAGGAATGCTTCTTTTCAAGGGGGATGGAAACCCCCTCACCCCATCCCTCTCCCCCGCGTGCGGGGGAGAGGGATGGGTGAGGGGGGAAACGTTGAGCCGATGGAATTTAAATGCATTTCTCATGGGAAGGCTTGGCGAATCGGAAAAAGGGAATTCTGAAAAATTAGCCACCGCGCTTTTCTTTGATCAGCGCCCGGATCCGGAGCCGCAAAGCATTCAAGCGAATGAACCCGCCGGCATCCTTCTGGTCATAAACCTGATCTTCCTCGAAGGTGGCATAATCACAAGAGTAAAGGGAATCGGCAGATTTTCTCCCGGTTACCATACAATTGCCCTTGAATAGCTTCAACCGGGCGGTACCGGTGACCGAGCGCTGGGCTTCATCGATCATCTTCTGCAAAACCTCTCGTTCGGGAGAGAACCAATATCCATAATAGACCATCTCGGAGTAACGGGGGATGAGGGAATCTCTCAGGTGCATCACCTCCCGGTCCATGGTTATGGACTCGACCGCCCGGTGGGCGCCATGGAGGATCGTCCCTCCAGGAGTTTCGTAAACTCCCCGGGATTTCATGCCCACATAACGGTTTTCCACCATGTCCACCCGCCCGATACCGTTCTCTCCCCCCAGGCGATTCAGTTCGCCTAAAAGTTGGGCAGGGGACATCTGCTGGCCGTTCACGGCCACGGGATTTCCCTGTTCAAAATCGATCTCCACATAGATGGGTTTATCAGGGGCTTTTTCTGGAGACCGGCTTAGGACAAACATGTCCTCCGGTGGCTCCATCCAGGGATCTTCCAAAATTCCTCCTTCAAAACTGATGTGGAGCAAGTTTCGGTCGCTGCTATAGGGTTTTTGGGGGGTAACCGGCACCGGGATCCCGTGTTTTTCTGCATACTGAATCAAATCCGTACGGGATTTAAAGTCCCAAATTTTCCAAGGAGCAAGGATCTGAATGCGCGGGCTTAAGGCTAAGTAAGTGATTTCGAAGCGGACTTGGTCGTTTCCTTTTCCCGTGGCGCCGTGAGCGACGGCGTCCGCCCTTTCTGCTGCGGCAATTTCCACTTGGCGTTTGGCGATCAAGGGGCGGGCGATGGAGGTCCCCATCAAGTAGCCGCCTTCATAGATGGCATTGGCCCGGAGCATGGGAAAAATGAAATCCCGGACAAATTCCTCTCTCAGGTCTTCCACATAAACCTTGCTCGCTCCGCTCTTGAGCCCTTTTTCCCGCAGGCCCTCAAGCTCCTCTTCCTGGCCTAAGTTGGCCACAAAGGCCACGACTTCACAACCGTAGGTTTCCCGCAGCCATTGCAAAATCAC encodes:
- a CDS encoding argininosuccinate synthase, with protein sequence MKEKIKKVVLAYSGGLDTSVILQWLRETYGCEVVAFVANLGQEEELEGLREKGLKSGASKVYVEDLREEFVRDFIFPMLRANAIYEGGYLMGTSIARPLIAKRQVEIAAAERADAVAHGATGKGNDQVRFEITYLALSPRIQILAPWKIWDFKSRTDLIQYAEKHGIPVPVTPQKPYSSDRNLLHISFEGGILEDPWMEPPEDMFVLSRSPEKAPDKPIYVEIDFEQGNPVAVNGQQMSPAQLLGELNRLGGENGIGRVDMVENRYVGMKSRGVYETPGGTILHGAHRAVESITMDREVMHLRDSLIPRYSEMVYYGYWFSPEREVLQKMIDEAQRSVTGTARLKLFKGNCMVTGRKSADSLYSCDYATFEEDQVYDQKDAGGFIRLNALRLRIRALIKEKRGG